From Pseudorca crassidens isolate mPseCra1 chromosome 15, mPseCra1.hap1, whole genome shotgun sequence, one genomic window encodes:
- the CD93 gene encoding complement component C1q receptor — translation MMAGSTGLLLLLVVVQPWAGAVAAQEAVVCAGAACYTAHRVKLSADDAQLRCSKKGGNLATVKSEEEALHVQGALAQLLPPGAPLTERMGRFWIGLQRDKGKCLDSSLPLKGFSWVGGGEDTSYTNWHKEAKNSCTSKRCVSLMLDLSAPALASRLSKWTEGPCGSSKFSGSSIEGFVCKFSFKGMCWPLTLGGPGQVNYTTPFQATSSSLQAVPFASMANVACGDGDESWQHYFLCKEKTPGVFDWDSSGPLCVSPKFSCDFNNGGCQQDCFEGGEGSFRCGCRPGFRLLDDLVTCASRNPCSSSPCGGGSTCVPGPLGKDFTCHCPPGYRLDSTQQDCVDMDECQDAPCAQECVNTLGGFRCECWVGYEPGGPGEGACVDVDECAPSHSPCAQGCTNTDGSFYCSCEEGYVLAGEDGTRCVDVDECAGPQGGLCDSLCFNTEGSFRCGCLPGWELSPGGVSCTGGLTSLGPTAGPPQGEDTGDGEGRLVSFAATSSPTRDSPEGASTVAPTARRPSLPDSAPISLAPPDMLAPSGSPGVWMEASTHHPTATTGREASAGEDFTAKQSDDGTDGQKLLLFYILGTVVAILFLLALALGLLVYRKRRAKREEKEKKPQSAADSYAWVPERAESRATENPYSPTPGTDC, via the exons ATGATGGCCGGCTCCACcggcctgctgctgctgctggtggtggtaCAGCCCTGGGCGGGGGCTGTCGCTGCCCAGGAGGCCGTGGTCTGCGCGGGGGCTGCCTGCTACACAGCCCACAGGGTCAAGCTGAGTGCGGACGACGCCCAGCTCCGCTGCAGCAAGAAAGGGGGCAACCTGGCCACGGTGAAGAGCGAGGAGGAGGCCCTGCACGTCCAGGGCGCCCTGGCCCAGCTCCTGCCACCGGGGGCGCCCCTGACAGAGCGCATGGGCAGGTTCTGGATTGGGCTCCAGAGAGACAAGGGCAAGTGCCTGGACAGCAGCCTGCCCCTGAAGGGCTTCAGCTGGGTGGGCGGCGGGGAGGACACGTCGTATACCAACTGGCACAAGGAGGCAAAGAACTCTTGCACCTCCAAGCGCTGCGTGTCTCTGATGCTGGACCTGTCCGCGCCGGCCCTGGCTAGCCGCCTTTCCAAGTGGACCGAGGGTCCGTGTGGGAGCTCCAAGTTTTCTGGGAGCAGCATCGAGGGCTTTGTGTGCAAGTTCAGCTTCAAAGGCATGTGCTGGCCGCTGACCCTGGGGGGCCCGGGCCAGGTGAATTACACCACTCCCTTCCAGGCCACCAGCTCCTCCCTGCAGGCCGTGCCCTTCGCTTCCATGGCCAACGTGGCCTGTGGGGACGGGGACGAGAGCTGGCAGCATTATTTCTTGTGCAAGGAGAAGACCCCCGGTGTGTTTGACTGGGACAGCTCGGGGCCCCTCTGTGTCAGCCCCAAGTTCAGCTGCGACTTCAACAACGGAGGCTGCCAGCAGGACTGCTTCGAGGGTGGGGAAGGCTCCTTCCGCTGTGGCTGCCGGCCGGGGTTCCGGCTGCTGGACGACCTGGTCACCTGCGCCTCTCGGAACCCTTGCAGCTCCAGCCCATGTGGAGGGGGGTCCACGTGCGTCCCTGGGCCCCTCGGGAAGGACTTCACGTGCCACTGCCCCCCAGGCTACCGGCTAGACTCGACTCAGCAGGACTGCGTGGACATGGACGAGTGCCAGGACGCTCCCTGCGCCCAGGAGTGTGTCAACACTCTCGGGGGCTTCCGCTGCGAGTGCTGGGTGGGCTACGAGCCTGGTGGCCCCGGAGAGGGGGCCTGTGTGGATGTGGACGAGTGTGCCCCCAGCCACTCGCCCTGTGCCCAGGGCTGCACCAACACAGACGGGTCTTTCTACTGCTCCTGCGAGGAGGGCTACGTCCTGGCCGGGGAGGACGGCACCCGGTGCGTGGACGTGGACGAGTGTGCGGGCCCGCAGGGCGGCCTCTGTGACAGCCTGTGCTTCAACACGGAGGGCTCCTTCCGCTGTGGCTGCCTGCCAGGCTGGGAGCTGTCCCCCGGTGGGGTCTCCTGCACTGGGGGCCTCACATCCCTAGGACCAACAGCTGGGCCTCCCCAAGGGGAGGACACAGGAGATGGAGAGGGGAGGCTCGTGTCTTTTGCTGCAACGTCCAGTCCCACCAGGGACAGCCCCGAGGGCGCCTCCACGGTGGCGCCCACCGCCAGGAGACCCTCCCTCCCAGACAGCGCCCCCATCTCCCTTGCCCCACCTGACATGCTGGCCCCCAGTGGGTCCCCTGGTGTCTGGATGGAGGCCAGCACCCATCACCCCACGGCCACCACTGGCCGTGAGGCTTCCGCAGGTGAGGATTTCACCGCCAAGCAAAGCGACGATGGCACGGACGGGCAGAAGCTGCTCCTGTTCTACATCCTGGGCACTGTGGTGGCCATCCTGTTCCTGCTGGCTCTGGCTCTGGGGCTCCTGGTCTATCGCAAGCGCAgagccaagagggaggagaaggagaagaagccgCAGAGCGCAGCGGACAGCTACGCCTGGGTCCCTGAGCGAGCCGAGAGCAGGGCAACGGAGAACCCCTACAG TCCGACGCCGGGGACAGACTGTTGA